The region TGTTACACTCTTCCTTCGCACTCAGTTGTTGTCCAACTActaaaggtttggggtcatccagacaattccacgttttccatgaaaactcactcttttattcatgtgctaacataactgcacactTCTATAATTACACATCACGATTTGCTTCACAACAAAACTTTAATATACAGTATGCCACACTGTGTGAGAAGGATCAAAATAGAGTCTTGGTTTCTGTTGTGACAGATTGTATTATATACTGTACATTTGCGCCACAGTGTGTAATTAATATGTGATTCTAAATTTGTGCCAGTCTGAAGATTGTTTTGTTGCCAAAATTTGCTTATTTGTGAGTATGTCTCATAGTTAAATTAGCCTTTTCTCTCTCCCAACTCGTGACATACTGTGCTCTGTTTGGGACCCCTTAGCGTAACATTTGAAGACACTGGATGTCCTTTAGTGTCATTTGGCCACCTGCAGGTTAGTTCAACAAGCCTGTAAAAATctgtgaaggtcagaaatagaTGCCATGAGTCCATAACCAAATGTTCTCTGCTGGTGTCATCCCCAATAGTTTAATGTTACATTTGATAATGagatacacacaaaaaagacaaaaattaagagAAGGCTGAATACTTTATCACAGGCCTGTATGTGTATAGTCATAAATATTGTAcagctttttgtttattttaaattactGAGTCATTTTagtcaacaaaaaaaagcactcagatagAGCAGTACTCCACaaaagctgctcagtctttgcatcatttctgatggataagtcctgattaGTCCAAagtggtcaatttgtagtaggatcacaatcatgtgatcatcagcaggcagctgatgtagtgttcacttgttgtcatggttacagtgacgctatctcgcaatgacacagaaatcattAACAAATCCGTGCAGGACGCCTGCTAggttttcagaaaaaaaggaaaatgtctGCAAGTTAAACAGCAGATATTATCATAACTTTTGACCAATgttgtgaacacacacacaaatgtacgCTGACCACATAATTCCGCCGCAtttcttggtggagtaatgaaACCTGACAGTGTATCTGTTTTTCCATCTTTACAGGTTTACCCGTTTAGGAATTACCAGTATACTGGGGGCTGAGTGGCATGAACAGGGCTGGGAAGTCAGAAAATATATAAACTGTTGGTTTTAGTATTTATGTTCACTCTGTTGGCAAAAATATATGGAATAGCGACTCCAGgctattttaaaataaaattatgttaTATGCCTCAACTTACATAATAACATAATAATTTACAACAGCATGAAGTGAGGTAAAAGatatacaaaaaacacattctcaCATTGATCTTATCATGTTTTAGTGTCAGCTTATTAAATaatgcagagaaagaaaatacTCTATGAGGAAGACAATGCTAATTGGAGTGATTACCTTTAGTTAGTTCTGATGATTTTATTAAGCAATCATCTTCATTAAATATGATCACACTTTAGGACAGATTGGAAGAAATCATAACATTAATTTTACAGTGCAGTGACAacgagagagagacaaaaactaggttcaaaaaagacatgaaaaacacaatcagTGTACATAAATAAGAAAGATCATTCAAAGAGAAGGGCAGGTGGAATGTCACACATCAAACATTTGATCATTTGGAACCaatctgatttttttccagACGTTCCAGCTTCCATTTAGCACTACTACTGTCTCAGTTTATAAATTTTCAGGATCTCAAACATAACTGGGTAATTCcaccatttttttctgacagataaaaaacaaaaagttgcCAAAGTCTTCACACCAAAGTAGATCTGAATCACAAAACTTGGTGTGTTTGCCAAAGTTCTTCTTTAAGggctgctgcagtctgctggttTTGCTTCCAAAGGTTCCTGCTGCTCTAATTTCTTGATCATAACCGCTAAGGCTCTCCTAGTTCTCCCTCCATGGTCCGGACCAGGACGTACAGCTCAGCAAGCCCGACTACAGACGCAGCGATCACAGCTGATATCACCCGCTGGAAAcatcaaaaaccaaaaaaaaagaaaagtaagttCATGTAATCTTTAGCAGAACAAACACTATAAAAAGAAGTCTTTAACAATAATGCATCTAGCACAAAAACATCTCAAAACCAGCACAAGAACAAGTgaatttgtgttaaaaaaaacctcactTAATATAAAGGATTTGACAAAGGGAATACTATAATGTGCCATATAAAGGACAGCTATGTTTACGTGACGTTGAATGTTCCCTTACCGCTGCTATTTCAGTGAACAAATACTGACTCCCCATGTATGAACAGGCAAAAGTAGCAACTACAGTAACCACGAAGTTGAAGATGGTCACCAGCACTGCTTTGACTGACCGCACTgtgagaagagagaaaaaacaagttCAGGATCCACAGTTCAGCCTCTGTAATTAGATGATCAGTGGTCCGTGTGTAGCTCACTAACCTTGACCTCCAAAATCTGCTAGGATTCCATTTCTGTTGATTtcctaaaaataaacaaaggccGTCTTTACAAGTGCACAAAATCCATCTTATTGCTAAAATCCATTCCAGAAATCAGCACTGTGAAGCTAAAAGCACCGtattttttctgcctttgtgAAGATGCTGAAGGTTTTGTATTAAGTCCCCCACCATGACTAAAAATTAGACAACATAAGATCGAAGAGTCACATGTGTGTCAGAATCTTGATCTTTATGTCATTAAGATGTTTTAAATGTTAACACGAGAACCCACCTGAGTGTTGACGTTCCGTGTGATCCTGTTGTATTCCTCGTTGGCTAGTTTGGCTTTGATCTTCTCAAGACGTGCGACCAGCTCAGGGTTCTGAAGAGAGAAGTCAAGGTTTAGTTTTCTttatcagaaaatgattttacATACAGCTCTTCCCAACCTCATTTGAAATGCGAGAACTGCACTCAAATAATATAAGGACAAATGGAAGAAGTTGAGCTCTATCATCACATTTTATCTCCTCAAAGCTGATGTAGACGGTCTATTCTACATGTTGTTAATTCAGAACATATAACATACCACTGTTGCTCCATCAGTCTGTTAAAGAGGcagcattctgtcattcaaaTATAGGTCACTTTTACATTATTGTTCCACAGAGTGATGGAAAGAGACACAGTACATACCCTATATTTGTCATTCACACCAGACTGGACAAAATTTTGAAGTGATATATAATGCAGAATAACAGATTTAATAAACAAAATCCTAAATCTAAATAAACTAACACCAGCCTAACAAATGTCCCCCAGCAAACTACCAGTCtagtttatttataattttccaAATACTGAAAATTCTACCCCTACTTTACCAACAGTAAAATCTAAATATCCTGACGGCTGAGATGATCTGTGGATGACTgctatgttaaaaaaataaataaataaaaaaatctaagcaTAGCGGCAACAACTAATCTTTTTGAGGTGAAGTACACAGTTGCTGTTACATCCTGACTCATCTTCTCCATATATTACAGATTATTCAGAATTATAAATAATTGATGAAGTTGCAACTGTTccagaagcaacaaactaaactgcaGCTCCTGTTAACACTTTGTCAAAACCTGGATTCTGTTCATTATTGGTGAGTCTTCAATAAGCGCTCTATACAAGTTTAattgtttttggacatttctgtttgttatAGATCTGAAAATGTAGAGCAAAGCGAattaaaaaagtgttttgtgAGTCTGGCTGCAAACTGAGTCTTTTGATATCTGTGATGCTGGAGTAAGTAATAGCAGTACAATGTCATGTATTATGTGTATGTCACTTACTCTGGGAGGCTTCACGACCTCAGGCAGGTACAGTGAGCTGTCCTCCAACAACTCATGCAGGTAGAAAGGATGTCCTGCAGAAACACAGCCACAAGAAAGTGTTAATAATGTATATCTCCACTGTGCTCTGTCAGAGGTGGAGAAAGATAATCCATACTTGACTCTTCTAGCGTGAGTTATATTATTGTTATATTATAATTATAattgttgcttttgttattATACATTAATCTGCTCCCAAAACTTGTTCCACCTGACTCATTCAGAAAACACATTATCATTACTGTTTGCACTGTACGGTATTTATATGAAATGTGGTAAATACCTTCGTCCTGTAGGtatttcttcagttttctcGCTGTGCTGAAAGGCAGTTTTAGTTCCCTTTTATCCAGAAGCTCCTGCAGTTCCTCTCTCAGGGTCTTGGGCAGAGATGAGTCCGTGTTTTCCAGCAGCTCTGTCACCTTATTCCTGAATTTATCTCCGACCACAAACGCAGACGCCATGATGTTAACACGGCACACACTAAATAGAATGATTTTATGCGATGCAGCTCTGTAATGACACTTTTCTGATGAGCCTGTTCCCAAGGAAgaacactgaagtttaacattGATCTGCTTTATCAACAGTTAAGCGCCACAAAACACGTAAACCCAGTAGGCGGCCATGTTGTTTGCCTTGTGACGCAATGACGTAATCGCTCATGTGACCACCGGaatgaaactttattttaaaatgtgctttttaaataatacaaaaatctaatttattatTGTGGAAAAACCTCAAACCTTTTCGCCATaagttaaaataaagttttcttcCATATTCAACTTAACTGTCGCTCGCTGCATTACACGTGAGCCCTTTTGGTGCCTTCCAGTCTTCTTTTAaactcaaaaaataaatacatatttggCTTTTCTCAGGCTTTGACGTCTTTGTCATATATTTAGAACCGCCATAAGACCGCTAACTCGATAtacaaattacatttacattacattaaTCAAAGTAAACATAAATATGCCAATTACCTATGTTTGAGGTAAAAACAAACCTACATTAGCATTTGCTGAGAAGCTATTAAATCCTGTCTGCATCGCTTTGGTgagttaattttgtttttaaatatcttgTAAGCTTTTCATTTCAAccgttttattgttgttataaGCGTCCCCTGTTTGGCTCCTTATGTGTTATATTTTCTTACTACTCTCATGTAATCAAGGCCGTCATGCCTCAAATGTCTCCCGTTCTTCCTCCATTCCAGCTAGTCCCTGAACGCAGCACCAGCAGCTGCTATAATGCGTGTGTGTTGACGTGCATGGGCAGCAAAGATGGCGGCCTGTGCGCTTCGCCGAGGCTTGCTGAGCAGCGTCAGTAAATACAAcaagaagcacacacacagaatactgAGTATCGCTGACAGCACCGGCGGCTTCGAGGCGTTCAGACCGCGGTTCCAGTGCCGAACCTGCGGACTGCCCGGCGCTGTTCAGCCCAGGAGGTTCATGTCTTCACGGTAAGAGACGCAGCCAGTGTCCTCCTCAGTCTGAGCTAACAGGCTAAAGACTTTAGCCGAATCCGAGCTGGTTAAGATGGCACCGTGAGAGTGTTAAAGACTCTGGTCCCGTTGTTGTTGAGGGGACATATGTCTGGGGATGGGGCCTGAGTCATGAGCTCGGTTTGTTAACGTGAGCTGACATTTAGCAGCAGAAAACTATAAAAGTACAGTCGTCCTCTGCTGTTCATTAGCTAGCAGTGTAGCTAGCCAGCATGGGTTGAGCAACAACTGACGTCGTCTGATCTGACTGCCTCCAACCTGCTGAGTCAAATCCTTGCACCACACACTTAAAGTTAGTATACACCGTGGAAGATTTAATGAAGTGACACCTTTGAGAAAGATTAACACTGGAAGCACATTTGTAATCCTCTAAACTATTGCAACAATCTGAAAATTATCCTGATTTGAATGTATAAATCAGGTGCTTTTACTTTGTCTGTTATGGAATTTAAGGTTTAATGCTGGATCGCACTTATTCTTTACATGTTTGTACATGTAGCCGTATCATTTTACtgttgacagaaacaaaacagcaacatataataataatgactcCAGTGTACTCACCACACTGCAATGTCAGATCTCTGTGTTTAGCAGACACTGATAAAATATTCTCAAGGACTGGCTAAGAACGATTAAAATTTATGACAAGCTGGGCCTAGATCTTTTAGTGGCATGCCTATTTCAGTCTGTAGGGAGAAGTGATGCTTGGCAGGGTGACACTTGTGTCCCTTCATCTGCATATTCAAATCAGACAAGTCAAAAAGGCACAAAGGTGCTTTTAAGAAGGCCATCCATACTCTGTAAGGTGATGACTCACCCACCACCAGAAACATGAATATAAAAGTTTATTTGACCCCACAAATTGAAATAATAAGAATTACAAGGATTGTACATTAGAAAATCCAAATATAAACAATTggcacaataaaaataaacaggcCAGCAAAAGTGCAGAGAATGGATATTATACCCAATAATTACAACATATGGTTAAAACAACTCGATAGAAACTCAATCTGAGAGGACTAAGTATAGTGGAAACCAAAGTATACAAGATGATAACATCAGTAAAAGGCTTCTGAAGACAATAAATAGTGGTTTAAAAGGTGTCACTCATGTTTCTggttaaccctcaagcgaccaagctattttagcgactaaaatgaccgactggggtcatttatgaccccactatattttacacaggaacatgtctactttagtgcctcttttgtgctttcttacctattccactccactgcattttaagatggatattctaaaataaccttctgtaattattcatggattttaatcatttttgactcagagccaaagtaaaaccatataaacagtatgatgcattgtaagaacgcaataacatttatttagacacgctttgtctgccacttcttttaaaacttttctccttttgtttcctcaatagtaaatcaaaagtacatgaaaacaaaatgtacacaaacatcttgtctgtatgtgtgcaatgtaacatgcagagaagtatttagattaggggcggctgtggctcaggggGCAGAGCCGTTtgtccaatgcaagacactttacccaccttacctccagtgctgccacttacactggtgtatgaatgtgtatgctgtgctgttggtggtggtcagaggggttgtaggagtggattggcagccagtctgcctgccccagggcagctgtggataaaaatgtaggtctaccagctatCGTGCactacaaaacactgaaatatagcaattagaggtagaaataaataaataaaactaacacctacaatagtgaaaaacctacacatctttctggggtcataagagaccccagacaagtttccattatccttgtcacaccagttggccgatctctacaaaaaactatgagcagctgtaggacaagtagattgacaaattcatggtaggaaacattttctggataaaagatataaaaacggcaaatataattatatggctggattcataaatgaccccactcggtcgcttgagggttaacaAAGATGAGGCCAAAGTGTAATCTGAATTCAGCAAACAATCGTTCTGTGTTCACTACAGTGAAATCCCATCTGTAACTCAGATCTGTTCACACCTCTGTCTGCTGTCTTTAGAAGTGTTTTTATGCTTTACAGTCATCAACTTAACCTTCCAACATCCTCTCATTAGCAGCACTTAAATACACCTCTGTGAAGCCTTTCAGTGTTGCCCCACAACATTTTGTTCAACAAATCCTTTCATTCATTGAGTTGGATTGCTAGTAATGATTTATCATCGTCAGTATTTTCCTGATTAATCCATTACTTGCTGTGTCTGTACCATGtaggaaaatatttaaaaaggtaGATCGGCGTTTCCTAAAGGTCAAAATGACGTCCTCAATTGTCCTCTCTGgcccacaacccaaagatattcagtcacagaggaggaaagcagctgtaaaatattcacatttaggaaTCAGAGAACTTAAATTCAGCTGATAGGCAATTAATAGACAGTACTGGAAAACTGTCCCCACAGCCACCTGAAACTAGAACACCATGAACCACCGCCTTTGACAGTGCTTCTTGACCTGATCTGTTGGCTGTGATATTCCATTGACTCTACTAAAGTGTGAAATAAACCGATATTCCCAGATCTACCAGGACACATGCACCACACCCATCGTGCAGACTCACTGTTATGACTTCTGTTTTCACATTGCATCTTTTGTACTTTATGatactttattttttgcattctgTACTCTTataatactgtatttttattgtaaatgccACAAATTTGCACCTTATTGCACGTTTCTGTAAATACCAGCATTTCAGGCACCTtatgttgtctgtctgtctaatcTGTGTGAGCTACTGGATACCTTGAATTTCCATaaggggataaataaagtatctatctagaATTCAATGCCCGAAATCGAGATACTTCATCACATAGATGCAACAATCTAATCTTTCCTCAAAGTACTATTATTTGGTGGACTGATTTAATACGGCCAGAGACATTTAAGGTAGAGTTGGTCTGGTGTAGACGGTGTAGTGATTTCTCTTACCACtggcaaatttagaataaagTATATAAGTAAGATGCTGGGCTTCTCATTTTTGCAGGAACAGCTTCAATACACCTCAGCATTGGTTCTCCATATCTCTGTAAGTTCAGTGGAGTGATGTACACCACCCTACCTAAACATATTCCctgatttggtgttttgataATGTGTTGGAGAGCGTTATCCAACATGTCAGACCAGAATCTCCCAGAAGTGTTCACCTCAGTTAAGATCAGGCGACTGTGAAGGCCGTAATAATTCACATCACTATCATGTTAAAGCCATTCAGTGACACCTTCTGCCCTATGAATGGGGGTCATTCTGGGAGAAGATCACTCCAGTGAGGaggatagaaatgtttcttcATAGGATCAGATGATCACTTAGCACATCTGAGTATTAATTTGTTGTGATCTTTCCAAGTGTAGAAATGGCGCCCACAGCAGAACAGAGCCACTGGATCTCCTCACTGTGGGGATCAAGGGTTCAGGTTTCTCCTTTAATTGCCCCCCGTCTGCACCACACCAGTGTACCAGAACCCTCAGACTGCAGCCCTGAAATGACCTGCTGGGTTCTAGAGTGTAGTACTTTGTGCATGCACTCTCTATGTTCAAacctttttactgttttatctcAAGTATCAAATCCACCAAGCTCTACTATTGCTGTCTAATGTAGCTGCATGTAATATCTGCATAAGAATATCAAAGGGAGAAATGCTGTGTTTTAGTAGTTTTGACTGGTGGATAAATGAAACCTGCTGGTAAACCGTGatccagcagatttttttcccccagtgtgGACATGTGATCAGAGCTTACAGACTTAGAGCTATCCTTAGTAACATGTGGACAGTCATGGTAGCTCTGCTCACTACTACCTGGCTTTAAAATGCATCCGTTTgtctagatttaaaaaaaaaaaaaaaaaaaaacattttctttgttgtttggtcGGTTACACCCTCAGCTTGGGGTTCACACCCATGTTGGAATAAGAGGAAGTTGGCTTTGATCCATCAGAGAGAGAAGctcttgtttttgtagctgCCTTCATCTGATCAACCAGATAAAGGtgctgacagacagatggagaggTAGAGTGAATCAGAGGGTGAAATCCCCCCACAGTGGTTGGaatagcagcagcagtgatTCAGTACCATCTTGTATCTCCCAGCTTTTGTTTACAAGTGCCTTCACTGTATAATGACACCTCCTGTCTCACTGCTGTTTTTACAGCTCCTCAGTGACATGTTGACAGCTCAGTGGCACAGCGACCTGCTCTCACTGCTCCGGCACAGCGGAAACAGGGTGAAGGGAAACGGATAGTTTCTGTGCTTATTGGCAAGAAGAGTTGTTGACTAGGCCTGGTTTCAGAGTGTGCAGTTGGTTGGCTAAATTTAGATTAGTGATTATCTGTGGCCACAGTGTATTGACATTTCTCAGATTATTGCAGAGGTTCAGACTGAACGGAGGAGTCCAGTGTGTTGGAAAGCAGCTAAGTCCAGGTGGGCTGGTACCTTATATCCATAAAGTGTTTTCTATTGCAACcaagaaaaaggaaacattattatgttaaaggcattatggaggatgttttttttttgttgtttaatttgtctgattcacataaaatgaatatactgacctttagtggacttgtatgtatggtctctaaaagaataaaaaattttaaaaaataactgtggacatggcaggacctgaaaaacatcagccaatcaatgcgctcggaccgagacgtttggtttgctccctttcctgtcaatcaaaaatcttccggctctggcctagttacgtagattacgtacgccttggacttacgtgttttccctgtttttgtatttttttactgaCTATTCCAGCAACTCCAAGCAAAAGTTGGAACTTGTAATCCTGTCAGTAGCTAGTGCTGATTTatcatcaaaatgaaacaaaaagttttTGGAGTAAAGCTGTGGGATTTTGCAAGATCCCATAGTTTAGGTAGAAgtttttgcatgatttttttttttcaagaaaatccATGAGCTCAGCTGGGATACTCTAGGTGAGCTGCCATGGAATGACTCTTATTCAAAAAAGTATGCTGCTTAAAAAaattcacaatgaaaacattatGCTTAGAGGAAAATATCATGACATTAGAGTTGCCACAATTCCACCTGGACATCTTTCCCTGCTTGGTTAATGCTTGATGCAAACTTAGCTTTGCCAGAAAACGTTGGGCTACACTGAGAGCAGTACGTAGAAGACATGGCATTCCTTTGTTTACAGCATCACAGCCACATGAAGAGCAGGTCTTCAGAGATTTGGGGCTGCAGTGGCACAGGAGGGTCTGAATAGtctttcttttgaaaaatgaattgATATGAAGCAAACACAGGTAGATGACATCCTGTGTGTAAAATAGTTTCCATGCTGTGttgtgatgatgatgagtgGCCAGCATTAGCTCTTCACTCTCCTCTCTCCTAGTGATCACATTTAGTAGCACTGACTTCACAAATGGTTGCAGCCCAGAGCCCTGATGcagcacaaaatgtaaaaactgttatttaaaaatacTCACAAAGCCTCTGtaacattaatattttaaatctgA is a window of Acanthochromis polyacanthus isolate Apoly-LR-REF ecotype Palm Island chromosome 13, KAUST_Apoly_ChrSc, whole genome shotgun sequence DNA encoding:
- the tmem199 gene encoding transmembrane protein 199, with product MASAFVVGDKFRNKVTELLENTDSSLPKTLREELQELLDKRELKLPFSTARKLKKYLQDEGHPFYLHELLEDSSLYLPEVVKPPRNPELVARLEKIKAKLANEEYNRITRNVNTQEINRNGILADFGGQVRSVKAVLVTIFNFVVTVVATFACSYMGSQYLFTEIAARVISAVIAASVVGLAELYVLVRTMEGELGEP